One Candidatus Cardinium hertigii DNA window includes the following coding sequences:
- a CDS encoding condensation domain-containing protein gives MHQGIKIWSQGSNIKLFVPKNAVLKKEHTDFIKLNRKQILQHLVSNCVYTKDYDILMLKEQSVQPLLSFSQERLWFMDQYEGGSNAYNIEMTYKLSPVIRLDILEQSIRHIVLRHEILRTLIKKDNEGNSYQLVLDSQQHPIEKVG, from the coding sequence ATGCACCAAGGCATTAAAATTTGGAGTCAAGGCAGTAATATAAAATTATTTGTGCCTAAAAATGCTGTTTTAAAAAAAGAGCACACAGATTTTATTAAGCTTAATCGAAAACAAATCCTTCAACATTTAGTTTCTAACTGTGTTTATACTAAAGATTATGATATACTCATGCTTAAAGAGCAATCTGTACAACCACTGCTTTCCTTTAGCCAAGAGCGTTTATGGTTTATGGATCAGTATGAGGGAGGAAGCAATGCATATAATATTGAGATGACTTATAAATTATCTCCAGTTATTAGGTTAGATATATTAGAGCAAAGTATCAGGCACATTGTGTTACGACACGAAATTCTTAGAACGTTAATCAAAAAAGATAATGAGGGCAATAGCTATCAACTAGTATTGGATAGTCAGCAACATCCTATTGAAAAGGTTGGATAA